From Aquabacter sp. L1I39, the proteins below share one genomic window:
- the fliQ gene encoding flagellar biosynthesis protein FliQ, producing MNEADALDLVHSAIWTILIAAGPAVAAAMLVGLLVAFFQALTQVQEVTLTFIPKIIAVLAATAVTGSFMGAQILAFTQEIYGHIATGY from the coding sequence ATGAACGAGGCGGATGCCCTGGATCTGGTCCATTCTGCCATCTGGACCATTCTCATCGCAGCAGGGCCTGCGGTCGCGGCGGCGATGCTGGTGGGTCTGCTTGTGGCCTTCTTTCAGGCCCTGACTCAAGTGCAGGAAGTGACCCTGACCTTCATTCCGAAGATCATCGCAGTTCTTGCCGCCACGGCTGTCACCGGCTCCTTCATGGGCGCACAGATCCTGGCTTTCACGCAGGAAATCTACGGCCACATCGCGACGGGATACTGA
- the flgD gene encoding flagellar hook assembly protein FlgD has protein sequence MTTISNVTGSTASSATASAAAAKSPSSIDYTAFLRLLVAQLQNQDPTQPMDSTAYMSQLASFSQVEQSVASNAKLDSLLAATSLQTAERAVGRTVTSADGTVSGEISSVRVTSGDPVATLTDGQTVTLSSGIVLR, from the coding sequence ATGACGACCATTAGCAACGTGACCGGTTCCACTGCTTCGTCGGCCACCGCTTCGGCCGCGGCGGCCAAGTCTCCGTCCAGCATCGACTACACCGCCTTCCTGCGTCTCCTGGTGGCGCAATTGCAGAACCAGGATCCCACGCAGCCCATGGATTCCACGGCCTACATGTCCCAGCTCGCCTCCTTCTCGCAGGTGGAGCAGTCGGTGGCATCGAACGCCAAGCTGGACTCCCTCCTGGCGGCAACTTCGCTTCAGACCGCAGAACGCGCCGTCGGGCGCACCGTGACCAGCGCCGACGGAACCGTCAGCGGCGAGATATCTTCCGTGCGCGTGACCAGCGGCGACCCGGTCGCGACACTGACGGATGGCCAGACCGTAACTTTGTCCTCCGGCATCGTGCTGCGCTGA
- the flbT gene encoding flagellar biosynthesis repressor FlbT — translation MKKSMQLNLRAGEKLYINGAVVRFDRKVCVELMNDVTFLMENHVMQLEETTTPLRQLYFVAQAILMDPANAGAARNLFFQQLAALFTSFRNLDVLHGLDEVGQLVESERVYDALRALRGLFPIEEAILADPHCRPPRAA, via the coding sequence ATGAAAAAATCCATGCAGCTCAATCTGAGAGCGGGGGAAAAGCTTTACATCAACGGGGCGGTGGTTCGTTTCGACCGCAAGGTGTGCGTCGAATTGATGAATGACGTGACGTTCCTCATGGAAAATCACGTCATGCAGCTGGAGGAAACCACCACGCCGCTGCGCCAGCTCTATTTCGTCGCCCAGGCCATCCTGATGGACCCGGCCAATGCGGGGGCTGCGCGGAACCTGTTCTTCCAGCAGCTGGCGGCGCTCTTTACCTCGTTCCGGAACCTCGACGTTCTGCACGGGCTGGACGAGGTGGGGCAACTCGTTGAATCCGAACGGGTTTACGACGCGCTGAGAGCTTTGCGGGGGCTCTTTCCCATCGAGGAGGCGATCCTCGCGGACCCTCATTGCCGGCCGCCGCGCGCCGCCTGA
- the flaF gene encoding flagellar biosynthesis regulator FlaF, with product MYKFSYAEILEESGAIKRERERLALDHAIGLLDTASLSDRGSSALEAIEYTQKLWGFLISDLSNPHNELPDDLKASLISIGLWVMKEGDDILNERSSNFAGLIEVNRAIRDGLS from the coding sequence ATGTATAAGTTCTCCTATGCCGAGATTCTCGAGGAATCCGGAGCCATCAAACGCGAGCGGGAGCGCCTCGCCCTCGATCATGCCATCGGCTTGCTCGACACTGCCTCCTTGTCCGACCGGGGTTCTTCTGCGCTGGAGGCGATCGAATATACTCAGAAGCTCTGGGGTTTTCTGATCTCCGACCTGTCCAACCCCCATAACGAGTTGCCCGACGACTTGAAGGCGAGCCTCATTTCCATTGGTCTTTGGGTGATGAAGGAGGGGGATGACATTCTCAACGAACGTTCTTCCAACTTCGCCGGCCTCATCGAGGTCAACAGAGCCATCCGGGACGGACTGTCATGA
- a CDS encoding flagellar hook-associated family protein encodes MMSTYISTLAWTSAARNVLPRLQTEITKAQVEISTGRSADLGLSLGVGTGQSVDLHAAEARLTTLKQDHALAKSRLDLTQTALGQISSDTNTFLQNLIAAKSSNLGTAIMVDQAKSGLSAFTAMMNTSDGQRYAFGGENSSIAPLVDYDSGPKAAVNAAFALRFGLNAADPQNDPNIANISASDMEDFLNNEFAALFADPAWGQDWSRASSQDVTTRISTSETVPVSTTANTTAMRNLAMAYTMVSQLGLTALPEAAKDMVLKKAVDVTGAAVSGLTAVSSTLGVSQTRIAAAETATQNSLDVVSARIAAIEGVDPAEAKTRLDTLTTQLQMSYSTTAKIMQLSILNYV; translated from the coding sequence ATGATGAGCACCTACATCTCGACCCTCGCCTGGACCAGCGCCGCCCGCAATGTTCTGCCGCGCCTGCAAACCGAGATCACCAAAGCTCAGGTGGAAATTTCGACCGGGCGAAGCGCAGATCTGGGGCTTTCTCTGGGGGTGGGCACTGGCCAGAGCGTCGATCTGCACGCCGCCGAGGCGCGCCTGACCACGCTCAAGCAAGATCATGCCCTGGCCAAGAGCCGTCTTGATCTCACACAGACGGCACTGGGTCAAATTTCCAGCGATACCAACACATTCCTGCAGAATCTGATCGCCGCCAAGTCGAGCAATCTGGGCACCGCCATCATGGTGGATCAGGCCAAGTCCGGACTTTCCGCTTTCACGGCGATGATGAATACAAGCGACGGGCAGCGCTACGCATTCGGTGGCGAAAATAGTTCGATCGCTCCTCTTGTCGATTACGATAGTGGGCCCAAGGCGGCCGTCAACGCAGCTTTCGCCCTGCGTTTCGGCCTCAATGCCGCCGACCCGCAGAATGATCCGAACATCGCCAATATCTCCGCCTCCGATATGGAGGACTTCCTGAACAATGAGTTCGCCGCCTTGTTCGCCGACCCCGCCTGGGGCCAGGACTGGTCGCGCGCATCAAGCCAGGACGTCACAACCCGCATCTCCACGTCCGAGACCGTCCCCGTCTCCACCACCGCCAACACCACAGCCATGCGCAACCTTGCCATGGCATACACCATGGTGTCCCAGCTGGGTCTGACCGCCTTGCCGGAGGCCGCCAAGGATATGGTGCTGAAGAAGGCGGTCGATGTGACGGGTGCGGCCGTGTCCGGGCTGACCGCAGTCTCCAGCACGCTCGGTGTTTCCCAGACGCGAATCGCGGCGGCTGAGACCGCGACACAGAATTCGCTCGATGTGGTCTCTGCCCGTATTGCCGCGATCGAAGGTGTGGACCCTGCAGAGGCCAAGACGAGACTGGATACGCTAACCACTCAACTGCAGATGTCCTACTCGACCACGGCTAAGATCATGCAGCTGAGCATTCTAAATTATGTTTGA
- the flgK gene encoding flagellar hook-associated protein FlgK yields the protein MSLSLAFNTARSSLNTTASQLSVSSRNVAGANDPNASRKIALTVTSGDGSSRVVTISRATGGPLFDRMLGATSNTAQQRAVLDGLDTLKQTIGDTNSTTSPAARLGVLQSALQSAANAPDDPGFAQTVVTAATDLARSLNSATDTVQQARTDADAGIGTSVTKVNDLLAQFEVENATVVSGSARGVDVTDAMDRRDAILSSLSQEMGISTVSRGHNDVVIYTDSGATLFDTVPRAVTFRPSTVLDATTDGQAVFVDGVAVTGTDAAMPLLSGRIAGLATLRDTLAPTYQNQLDELARGLVSAFSEQDQTGGGAPAAAGLFTVGDGTATVPASLTAGLAGTLAVHSGADAAQGGDPFVLRDGGLNGAAYGYNTASASSFQQRLEDLGTGLATARTYDSASGLGATPKPLSGFASASVSWLEGLRQTTSTRADSEQAVLSQASTAMSNATGINLDQEYANQLELERSYQASSKLIGVVNQLFDTLFSAIR from the coding sequence ATGAGCCTGTCGCTCGCCTTCAACACCGCGCGTTCGTCGCTGAACACCACCGCGTCGCAATTGTCGGTGTCCAGCCGCAACGTCGCCGGTGCCAACGACCCCAATGCCTCGCGCAAGATCGCCCTGACGGTGACGTCCGGCGACGGTTCGAGCCGGGTCGTGACCATCTCGCGCGCGACCGGCGGCCCCCTCTTCGACCGCATGCTGGGAGCCACCTCCAACACCGCCCAGCAGCGTGCGGTGCTCGACGGCCTCGACACGCTCAAGCAGACCATCGGCGATACCAATTCGACGACCTCGCCCGCCGCCCGGCTCGGCGTGCTGCAGAGCGCCCTCCAGAGCGCCGCCAACGCGCCCGATGACCCCGGCTTCGCCCAGACCGTGGTCACCGCCGCGACCGATCTCGCCCGATCGCTCAACAGCGCCACCGACACGGTGCAGCAGGCCCGCACCGACGCCGATGCCGGCATCGGCACCTCGGTCACCAAGGTCAATGACCTCTTGGCGCAGTTCGAGGTGGAGAACGCCACCGTCGTCTCCGGCAGTGCGCGGGGCGTCGATGTGACCGACGCCATGGACCGCCGTGACGCGATCCTGTCCAGCCTGTCCCAGGAAATGGGCATCTCCACCGTCTCTCGTGGCCACAATGACGTGGTCATCTACACCGACAGCGGGGCCACCCTTTTTGACACCGTGCCGCGGGCGGTGACGTTCCGGCCCTCCACGGTGCTCGATGCCACCACCGACGGTCAGGCGGTGTTCGTGGACGGTGTGGCGGTGACCGGCACGGATGCGGCCATGCCGCTCCTGTCCGGCCGTATCGCGGGCCTTGCCACTTTGCGCGACACCCTCGCGCCCACCTATCAGAACCAGCTGGACGAGCTTGCCCGGGGACTGGTTTCCGCGTTCTCCGAGCAGGATCAGACCGGCGGCGGTGCACCTGCTGCCGCCGGTCTGTTCACGGTGGGTGACGGCACCGCCACCGTTCCCGCCAGCCTCACCGCCGGTCTTGCCGGCACGCTCGCGGTTCATTCCGGCGCCGACGCCGCCCAGGGCGGCGATCCCTTCGTGCTGCGCGACGGCGGCCTTAACGGTGCGGCCTATGGCTATAACACGGCCAGCGCATCGAGCTTCCAGCAGCGCCTGGAGGATCTCGGCACGGGCCTTGCCACCGCGCGGACCTATGACAGCGCTTCCGGCCTTGGCGCCACCCCCAAGCCCCTGTCGGGGTTTGCTTCCGCCTCCGTGAGCTGGCTGGAGGGCCTGCGCCAGACCACCTCCACCCGCGCCGACAGCGAGCAGGCGGTCCTGTCCCAGGCCTCCACCGCCATGTCCAACGCCACCGGGATCAATCTCGACCAGGAATATGCCAACCAGCTGGAGCTGGAGCGCTCCTACCAGGCCTCCTCCAAGCTGATCGGAGTGGTCAACCAGCTCTTCGATACCCTCTTCAGCGCCATCCGGTGA
- a CDS encoding flagellar hook protein FlgE: MSLYGMLRTSVSGMTAQSNMLSNVSENIANTGTTGYKSVSSEFSSLLLSSSSTQYESGAVTTNTRQSISKQGGLAYTTSSTDLAIQGNGFFLVQDPSGQSLLTRAGAFQVDASTGNLVNSAGLTLMGYDIADGTPDVVLNGFGGLQPINFQNTKLEANASTSGAFAANLPANSAVETGDTPADNLATSAFTEKSSLVAFDNLGNKVTLDLYMTKTATAPGVWELAVFDRAQASASGGFPYGAGPLATQTMNFDTMGNLTSGDSISFTVPDGQPLTMDLSGMTQLSAGYTPLTATVNGNAPAAVQGVVIKSDGTVYATDANGRQSAIFKVPLAFVESPDRLAPLAGNAFTATVESGLVQVGFPEQVGLGSLVSGATEQSNVDMASELTKMIVAQRDYTANSKVFQTGTELLDVLMNLKR; the protein is encoded by the coding sequence ATGAGTCTCTATGGGATGCTGCGGACGAGCGTGTCCGGCATGACGGCGCAATCCAACATGCTCAGCAATGTGTCCGAGAACATCGCCAATACCGGCACCACCGGTTACAAGAGCGTGTCCTCGGAATTCTCCTCGCTGCTCCTGAGCTCAAGCTCCACGCAGTATGAGTCGGGCGCTGTGACCACGAACACGCGCCAGTCCATCTCCAAGCAGGGCGGCCTCGCCTACACCACCTCGTCCACGGACCTTGCCATCCAGGGCAACGGCTTCTTCCTGGTGCAGGACCCCTCCGGCCAGAGCCTGCTGACCCGCGCCGGTGCCTTCCAGGTGGATGCGTCCACCGGCAACCTGGTCAACAGCGCCGGCCTGACCCTCATGGGCTACGATATTGCCGACGGTACCCCCGACGTGGTGCTGAACGGCTTCGGCGGGCTCCAGCCCATAAACTTCCAGAACACCAAGCTGGAGGCCAATGCCTCCACCAGCGGCGCCTTCGCCGCCAACCTGCCGGCCAACAGTGCGGTTGAGACCGGAGATACGCCGGCTGACAACCTGGCCACCTCCGCCTTCACCGAGAAGTCCTCGCTGGTGGCCTTCGACAATCTCGGCAACAAGGTCACCCTGGATCTCTACATGACCAAGACGGCGACGGCGCCGGGCGTGTGGGAACTGGCCGTGTTCGACCGCGCTCAGGCCTCCGCCTCCGGGGGCTTCCCCTATGGCGCCGGGCCGCTGGCCACCCAGACCATGAATTTCGACACCATGGGCAATCTCACCTCGGGCGATTCCATCTCCTTCACGGTGCCCGATGGACAGCCCTTGACCATGGACCTGTCCGGCATGACTCAGCTCAGCGCCGGCTACACGCCCCTCACCGCCACGGTGAACGGCAATGCGCCCGCCGCCGTCCAGGGCGTGGTGATCAAGTCCGACGGCACGGTCTATGCCACCGACGCCAACGGGCGCCAGTCCGCCATCTTCAAGGTACCGCTCGCCTTCGTGGAGAGCCCGGACCGGCTCGCCCCGCTCGCAGGCAACGCCTTCACAGCCACGGTGGAATCCGGCCTTGTGCAGGTGGGCTTCCCCGAGCAGGTGGGCCTCGGCTCCCTGGTCTCCGGCGCCACCGAGCAGTCCAACGTGGACATGGCCTCTGAGCTGACCAAGATGATCGTCGCCCAGCGCGACTATACGGCCAATTCCAAGGTGTTCCAGACCGGCACGGAGCTGCTGGACGTGCTCATGAACCTGAAGCGGTGA